A stretch of DNA from Cucurbita pepo subsp. pepo cultivar mu-cu-16 unplaced genomic scaffold, ASM280686v2 Cp4.1_scaffold002730, whole genome shotgun sequence:
aaaaaaaaaaaaaaaaaacactataaTGTCGATGTTTTTAGACACTTTTTGACTTCATTGTGACCATTTTTCGCTGTTCCTTGTTCGTATTCATCCATtcaagattaagaaccaaTCGTCTCAAAAGTTGATGCAAAAAACGGTAGATTCATAGCTTCAAAACTTGAAGAACGCGTTcgtttttaataatatatattcaaactTGCACACCATGCACAAATAAAGCTCAACCTTTGATATAAGTTCATAAAAAGTagagaagaaacaaacatcCAAGTTTTAGAATACTCTTTAAAACTTGCTTCCTTCCACATCCACCACGAACCTATACCTTACATCATTCTTCTCCAACCTTTCAATGGCTTTGTTTACATAATCCATCTTCACCACTTCCACCATTGAACTCAGCTCCTTCTCTTTGAAGAACTCCAAAATCTCTTGCGTCTCCTTCATGCTCCCGATGAAGCTCCCTGTAATCGTCTTCCTCCCTGTTCATGTTTAGAACGCGTAATTGTTAAGTTTACAAGTAAAGATCACGAGagtgacaatatcatactattatggagagtcatgatttctaacatagtatcagagcttaCCTAAAATGACCATAGGAGAGACGAATTGCAAAGGGTTATTAATAACGCCCAACATAATCAACTTCCCGTCGAGTTTCAGTAGTGAAAGATATGGCTCGAGAGGGTGATGGGCGGGCACGGTGTCGATGATGTAATCGAGGGAGTCCACGGCTTGTTTCATCCGAGCATCGTCGGAGCTGACGAGGTAGTCGTCGGCACCGAGATGATCCAAagcttcttctctcttcttgttGGAGGAGCTTATGACTGTGACATGGTGGCCCAATGCCTTTGCTATCTTCACACCCATGTGTCCAACGCCGCCGAGGCCTAGGATCGCTCCTCTCAGCCCACTTTTCTTCAGCCCGAAGTGGTTTAGTGGGCTGTATACTGTCACGCCGGCGCATAGCAACGCCGACGCCTGCTCTGGCGCCATCCCATCTGGAACTTTCACCACAAATCTACACAACAAAACCATCAAAATCAGAACAATAACatcaaaagtcaaaagatgAGAACAGCCATGGCGGCTTACTTTTGGTCGACGACCATGGCGGTGGCGAAGCCGCCTTGGGTAGGGCGGCCGTCGGAATAAACATCATTATTAGTCCAAATCCTGTTATTGCAATATTGCTCTCTGTCAGTCTCACATCGTTCGCAGCTTTTACAAGATCCGACAATACATCCAACTCCGACAACATCCTTCACTTTAAATCTCGTCACGTTCTTCCCAATTTCCACCACTTCTCCGACAACCTCATGCcttcaagaaaacaaaaaaacacccATTATTAAAAGCtcaaaaaacagaggaaaaacagagtaaaaaaacagaggaaaaacagaggaattaAAATTACCCAGGAACCATGGGGTAATTGGACATTCCGAGTTCATTTTTGATGTTGTGAATGTCAGTGTGGCAGAGTCCACAGCATATGACTCTTATGTGAACATCCTCTGGCCCTGTTTCTCTGTAAATCAaccacaattttaaaactttgatgaagaacaagaacaagaacaagaaaaaacagagGTTTTTCTGATTTGAGC
This window harbors:
- the LOC111786772 gene encoding cinnamyl alcohol dehydrogenase 1-like, whose product is MGSVEGERTASGFAARDPSGFLSPYTYQLRETGPEDVHIRVICCGLCHTDIHNIKNELGMSNYPMVPGHEVVGEVVEIGKNVTRFKVKDVVGVGCIVGSCKSCERCETDREQYCNNRIWTNNDVYSDGRPTQGGFATAMVVDQKFVVKVPDGMAPEQASALLCAGVTVYSPLNHFGLKKSGLRGAILGLGGVGHMGVKIAKALGHHVTVISSSNKKREEALDHLGADDYLVSSDDARMKQAVDSLDYIIDTVPAHHPLEPYLSLLKLDGKLIMLGVINNPLQFVSPMVILGRKTITGSFIGSMKETQEILEFFKEKELSSMVEVVKMDYVNKAIERLEKNDVRYRFVVDVEGSKF